ACATACGGGTTCAGCCTCGCAAGGCCCGACTAGCTGCTGGGCTTATGAGAAATCTAAGTGTTACGGAAGCTCAGCAACAGTTGAGTTTTTCTCAGTTGAAAGCTGGAAGATGTCTAAAAAAAGTCTTAGATAGCGCTGTAGCTAATGCTGAGCTTCATGACAATGTAAAACGTGAGAAACTAAACGTTATCGAAGTCAGAGTGGATGCAGGCCCTGTATATAAGCGAGCTAAATCAAAAAGTCGGGGAGGACGATCCCCAATTTTAAAACGCACTAGCCACTTAACTGTTATTGTTGGTGAGAAGGAGCGGTAGGAGAAATTATGGGTCAGAAAGGATGTCCAATCGGTTTTCGTACAGGTGTTACCAAGAAATGGCGCTCCCTTTGGTACGGAAACAAGCAAGAATTTGGTAAATTTCTTATTGAAGATGTGAAAATTCGAGAATTCTTAAGAAAAAAACCTTCTTGTCAAGGGGCTGCGGGCTTTGTTGTGAGACGTATGAGCGGTAAGATTGAAGTTACAATCCAGACAGCTCGTCCAGGACTAGTTATCGGGAAAAAAGGCGCTGAGGTAGATCTTTTAAAAGAAGAGCTAAGAAAGCTTACTGGTAAAGAAGTTTGGGTAGAAATCGCAGAAATTAAACGCCCCGAATTAAATGCAAAATTAGTTGCAGACAATATTGCTAGACAAATTGAACGCCGTGTTTCTTTTAGACGGGCCATGAAAAAAGCTATGCAGTCTGTTATGGACGCAGGAGCTGTAGGTGTGAAAATCCAGGTTTCTGGAAGATTAGCAGGAGCTGAAATCGCTCGTTCCGAATGGTATAAAAACGGTCGTGTTCCTCTACATACGTTGAGAGCTGATATTGATTACGCCGCAGCATCTGCAGCAACTACTTACGGAATTATCGGCGTAAAAGTTTGGATTAATCTTGGGGAAAAAGCCTCTACAGCTAGTTCCAATGTTGGCACTGCTGCTCCCGTTGTACAGTAGCTGTAAATAAGAGAGTGTGAATTATTATGTTGATGCCTAAACGAACAAAATTTCGCAAACAGCAAAAAGGTCAATTTGCAGGCCTAAGCAAGGGGGCTACTTTTGTTGATTTTGGCGAATTTGGAATGCAGACCTTGGAAAGAGGATGGGTAACTAGTCGGCAAATAGAAGCTTGCAGGATTGCTATCAATAGATATTTAAAACGTAGGGGAAAAGTTTGGATTCGTATTTTCCCCGATAAAAGCGTAACTAAAAAGCCTGCAGAAACTCGTATGGGTAAAGGTAAAGGGGCTCCTGATCATTGGGTAGCCGTAGTTCGCCCAGGGAGAATTCTTTTTGAAGTGGCTAATGTCTCAAGAGAAGATGCTCAAGACGCTTTAAGAAGAGCTGCAGCGAAATTGGGAATAAGAACACGTTTTGTTAAGCGGGTTGAAAGGGTATAAGTTCATATGTCAGTAAAAAAGAAATTATTAGCTGAGCTTAGACAAAAAAGTCTAGTTGAGTTAGACGCGTTTATCCATGAAAATAAGAAAGCTCTTTTTTCTTTAAGAGCCGAGGCCGCTTTGCAAAATAAAGCAGTGAAGACGCACTTGTTCTCTATGTATAAGAAAACCATAGCTCGATCTATGACGGTCAAACAAGAAAAAGAAGGAAAAGTCGATGGCTAGTGAAGTAAGAGGCCTTAGAAAAACCAAGATTGGTGTTGTTGTCTCGTCAAAAATGGATAAAACCGTAGTTGTTCGAGTTGAAAGGATATATTCTCATCCTCAGTATGCCAAAGTTGTTAGAGACTCTAGGAAGTTTTATGCTCATGATGGTCTAGGTGTTTCTGAAGGCGATAAAGTTAAAATTCAAGAAACACGACCTCTGTCTAAGTTGAAAAGATGGCGTGTTGTTGAGCGTGTAAGTTAGTTTGGTAGATTAGCAACATTGGGTGGATGCAGTTATGATTCAGCAAGAAAGTCAGTTAAAAGTTGCCGATAATACTGGGGCTAAAAGAGTAAAGTGTTTTAAAGTTTTAGGCGGTTCTCGAAGACGTTACGCTACAGTGGGTGATGTCATTGTATGTTCTGTTAGAGATGTTGAGCCTGATAGCTCTGTGAAAAAGGGTGATGTGGTTAAAGCTGTAATAGTGAGAACACGCCGCAATATTCTTAGAAAAGATGGTTCTTCTTTGAAATTCGATACTAATAGTTGCGTAATTATCGATGAAAAAGGGAATCCCAAAGGAACACGAATTTTTGGTCCGATAGCTCGAGAAATTCGCGATCGTGGCTTTGTGAAAATTAGTTCTTTGGCTCCTGAGGTGATTTAAGGATAAGAAAAGATATGAAAAGACGTAGTGTTTGTGTTGGCGACACTGTTTATGTGCTAGCCGGGAACGACAAAGGCAAACAAGGTAAAGTTTTATCTTGTCTCAGAGAAAAAAATAAAGTGGTCGTTGAAGGAGTCAACGTTCGTACGAAAAATATCAAGCGTAGTCAAGAAAATCCAAAAGGTAAAAGGATTAATATTGAAGCTCCGATACATATTTCTAACGTTCGTTTAAGTATAGATGGAGCTCCAGCAAAACTTTCTGTCAAAGTTACTGAGAATGGACGAGAGTTGTGGAATAAGTCTTCTGATGGCACCTCTAAACTATATCGTTCTGTGAAAGAGAGAAAAGGTTAATATGAGCAGGTTAAAAAAACTATATACCGAAGAGATCCGAAAGACCCTCCAAGAAAAGTTTGGATATAGCAATACCATGCAAATCCCTGTTCTTAAAAAAATTGTAATAAGCATGGGTCTTGCAGAAGCTGCTAAAGATAAAAATCTTTTCCAAGCTCATTTAGACGAACTTTCTATGATTTCTGGACAAAAACCTTTGGTCACAAAGGCTAGAAATTCTATCGCTGGCTTCAAGCTTCGTGAAGGACAAGGCATAGGAGCAAAAGTTACACTACGTGGCCAACGTATGTACGATTTTATGGATCGTTTTTGTCACATTGTCTCTCCTAGAATTCGCGACTTTCGCGGTTTCTCAAGTAAAGGAGATGGACGCGGATGCTATTCATTAGGATTGGACGATCAGCAGATTTTCCCCGAAGTGGATTTAGACCGCGTTAAGAGAACTCAAGGAATGAATATTACCTGGGTAACTACAGCACAAACAGATGTAGAATGCACCACTCTTTTAGAGTTGATGGGTTTGCGCTTTAAGAAGGCTCAATAGGGGAGATATAAGATCAGTATGGGCATGACAAGTGATACTATAGCCGATTTATTAACAAGGATCCGAAATGCTTTGAAGGCAGAGCATTTGTACGTAGATTTAGAACACAGTAAAATGCGTGAAGCGATTGTAAAAATTCTGAAACAACACGGATTTTTAGCACATTATTTGATAAAAGAAGAGCATCGTAAGCGTACAATGCGTATTTTTTTACAATATACTAATGACCGTAAGCCTGTGATACGCCAACTAAAGCGGGTTTCTAAACCCTCAAGAAGGGTTTATGTCCCTGCAGCGAAGATTCCTTATGTTTTCGGGAATATGGGTATTTCCGTCCTCTCCACATCACAAGGAGTTTTGGACGGGTCAACAGCTCGGGCTAAAAATATTGGTGGTGAACTACTCTGTTTAGTTTGGTAACAGGATAAAAGAATTTATAGGACGGTAAGGAATGTCTCGTAAAGCTCGAGACCCTATTGTGCTCCCTCAAGGAGTAGAGGTCTCCATTCAAAATAATGAAATCTTGGTAAAAGGTCCTAAGGGCTCTTTAAAACAAGTATTAGCTCCAGAAGTAGTCATCGACATAAAAGGTAGGGAGGTTTTTGTTCATCCTGCTCCTCATGTGGTTGACAGACCAAGTCGCATGCAAGGTTTATTTTGGGCATTAATTTCCAATATGGTTCAAGGGGTTAGTGTAGGATTCGAGAAGCGTTTGGAAATGATAGGGGTTGGTTTTAGAGCTTCCGTTCAAGGATCTATTTTAGATTTGTCTATTGGGGTTTCTCATCCTACGAAGATTCCTATCCCTGCAGATATTCAAGTGAGTGTTGAAAAGAATACGATAATATCTGTGAAGGGGATAAATAAACAGTTAGTTGGGGAATTCGCTGCTAATATCCGTGCTAAACGTAAACCTGAGCCCTATAAAGGTAAGGGTATCCGCTATGAAAACGAGTATGTCCGTCGTAAGGCTGGAAAAGCGGCAAAAACAGGTAAAAAATAGTATAGCAAGGCAGAGTTAAGTTATGGAAAATTCGTTATTCAAGAAGTCTGAAAAAAAGGTTCGTAGGGCTTTAAGAGTGCGTAAAGTCTTGAGAGGCTCTTCTTTGAAGCCTCGTTTGTCTGTTGTGAAAACTAACAAGCATATCTATGTACAATTAATTGATGACTCTATTGGCAAAACTTTGGCTTCTGTCTCAACTATAGCCAAATCCAGTAAGGCTGCCGGGTTAGTTAAGAAGAACCAAGGCGTCGCTAAAGCGTTAGGAGTTCAAATTGCCGAGATAGGGAAAAGTCTTCAAGTAGATCGAGTTGTTTTCGATCGCGGCCCTTTCAAGTATCATGGAATTATTGCCATGGTAGCTGACGGTGCTAGAGAAGGCGGGTTACAGTTTTAATGAAGGTTTAAAGAGATGACGTTATCAAAGAATTCTCACAAAGAAGATCAGCTAGAGGAGAAAGTTCTTGTTGTCAATCGTTGTTCAAAAGTAGTCAAGGGCGGTCGCAAGTTTAGTTTTTCCGCGCTTATTTTAGTGGGTGACGGTAAGGGACGCTTGGGCTACGGTTTTGCCAAAGCTAATGAGTTAACAGATGCTATTCGTAAAGGCGGAGAAGCAGCTAGAAAAAATCTAATCACCATTGAATCTTTGGAAGGTGACTCTATTCCTCATGAAGTTCTAGTTGATCAGGACGGAGCTCAATTGCTTTTGAAGCCTGCTAAGCCAGGAACTGGAATTGTTGCAGGTTCTAGAATTCGTTTGATTTTGGAAATGGCTGGGGTTAAGAATATTGTGGCTAAAAGTTTGGGCTCCAATAACCCTATGAACCAAGTAAAGGCTGCTTTTAAAGCTCTCTTGAGTCTTTCTAGCAGGAAAGACGTTTTAACAAGGAGAAAAGTGACACATGATTAAATTAGAATCGTTACAAGATCCTTCACCACGTAAGAGAAGAACAAAACTCTTAGGCCGCGGGCCTAGCTCTGGTCATGGTAAGACAAGTTGTCGAGGCCATAAGGGTGACGGAAGCCGTTCTGGTTATAAACGTCGCTTTGGTTATGAAGGGGGCGGAGTTCCTCTTTATAGAAGAGTCCCTACAAGAGGATTTTCTCACGCACGTTTTGATAAATGTGTAGAAGAAATCACAACTCAACGTTTGAACGCTTTGTTCAGCGAGGGAGAAGAAATTACTTTAGAAGCTTTGAAACAGAAAAAAGCTATAGATAAGCGCGCGATTAGAGTAAAAGTGATCGTTAAAGGCGACTTAGAAAAAACGTTTATCTGGAAGGACGCTAACGTAGTATTGTCTCAAGGAGTACGAAACCTTATTGGTGTTGCTTAAAGATAAGAATTTTCAGGCCCGACTATGACAACTTTACGACAGATATTTTCCATTGCTGAGTTAAGGCAGAAGTTATTTTTTACATTTGCTTTGCTTGCGGCCTGCCGGATTGGCGTGTTCATTCCTGTTCCAGGAATTAACGGAGAACGCGCTGTAGCCTACTTTAAACAATTACTAGGTTCTAGCCAGAATTTATTTCAGTTAGCTGATATTTTTTCTGGAGGAGCCTTTGCTCAAATGACGGTTATTGCCTTAGGTGTGGTTCCCTACATTTCAGCATCCATTATAGTGCAACTTCTCCTAGTATTTATGCCATCTATACAAAGAGAAATGCGGGAAAGCCCTGATCAAGGTAAAAGAAAGATAGGTAGATTAACTCGTTTATTTACAGTCGGCTTGGCATGTATACAATCGCTGCTTTTTGCTAAGTTCGCTTTAAAAATGAACATGTCGATTCCTGGTATTGTTCTTCCAACTTTGTTGTCATCTAAATTATTCGGAGCTCCTTGGATATTCTATCTGACAACAGTTATTGTTATGACAACAGGAACATTGTTGCTCATGTGGATAGGCGAACAGATTTCTGATAGAGGTATTGGGAATGGTGTCAGCTTAATTATTAGCCTTGGAATTTTAGCTTCGTTTCCATCTGTTTTGGGATCCATAGTAAATAAGCTAAACCTGGGTTCGCAAGATCCTTCTCAATTAGGTTTATTCTCACTCTTGTTGCTGTGCTTGATTTTTGTATTTGTTCTCGTCACAACGATATTGATTATAGAAGGTGTGAGAAAAATTCCCGTGCAATACGCACGTAGAGTAATTGGTAGGAGAGAAATCCCTGGAGGCGGGTCCTACTTGCCGTTAAAGGTTAACTATGCAGGCGTTATCCCCGTTATTTTTGCTTCGTCTTTGCTAATGTTTCCTGCGACTATAGGACAATTCATGTCTTCGGATTCTTCGTGGCTTAAGCGAGTCGCTATGATGTTATCCCCAGGTAGCTGGGTGTATTCTTCATGTTACGTTCTGCTTATCATATTCTTTACTTATTTTTGGACGGCAACACAGTTCCATCCAGAACAAATTGCTTCTGAAATGAAAAAGAATAATGCCTTTATTCCTGGAATTCGACAAGGGAAGCCTACACAAACGTATTTGGAATATACCATGAACCGCGTTACTTTATTAGGAGCGGTGTTCTTAGCTGTTATTGCCATTTTGCCATCTATTTTGGGACGCGTTCTTAATGTAGATGCTAATGTGAGTTATTTTTTGGGCGGTACAGCAATGTTGATCGTAGTTGGTGTGGTTTTGGATACGATGAAACAAGTGGATGCCTTTTTACTTATGCGTCGGTACGATAGTTTTTTGAAAAAAGATCGTTCCAAAGGAAGGCATTGAAAAATAACAATTTTTGACCTAAGATGCTTATACTACTTTAAGGGAGGCCCTGCGTATGCCACGCATCATTGGAATTGATATTCCTGCGAAGAAAAAACTAAAAATAAGTCTTACATATATTTATGGGATAGGGCCAGCTCTTTCTGAAGAGATTATTGCAAAGCTGCAATTAAATCCTGAAGCTAGGGCTGCTGAATTGACGGAGGAGGAAATAGGCCGCCTCAATTCTCTCCTGCAATCAGATTATGTAGTTGAAGGGGACTTGCGACGTCGTGTGCAGTCAGACATTAAAAGATTGATCTCTATTCACGCTTATCGTGGGCAAAGACATCGTCTTTCATTGCCTGTAAGAGGACAGAGAACAAAGACAAATTCTCGCACGCGTAAGGGTAAGCGTAAAACGGTCGCAGGTAAGAAGAAATAATTTTTTTAGGAGAACGTGTTTTGGTTAAACATCAAGCGCAGAAAAAAGGCGTAAAAAGAAAACAGTTAAAGAATATTCCTTCAGGCATTGTTCATGTTAAGGCTACCTTCAACAATACGATTGTGTCTATAACAGACCCTGCAGGGAATACTATCTCTTGGGCTTCAGCTGGAAAAGTTGGATATTCCGGATCTCGTAAGTCGTCTGCTTTTGCTGCAACGGTGGCCGCACAAGACGCTGCAAAAATTGCTATGAATTCTGGCCTTAAGGAAGTCGAAGTGTGTTTAAAAGGCACCGGAGCTGGTAGAGAATCTGCAGTCCGCGCTCTCATAGCCGCTGGTTTAGTTGTTTCTGTCATCCGTGACGAAACTCCTGTTCCTCACAATGGTTGTCGGCCAAGAAAAAGGCGCAGAGTGTAGTTTTAGGGGAGGAGAAAGGGATGTCGGATTGTTCACAAAATTTACTTTACGATAAATTTGAATTGCCAGAGTCAGTCAAAATGATGGCTGTAGAAGGTAGCGGGGGATCAGTTGATAAGCAGGCGAGTTTCATAGCAGAGCCTTTAGAAAGAGGTATGGGTCATACTTTAGGTAATGCTTTGAGAAGAGCTTTGCTCATAGGTTTAGAAGCTCCTGCAATTATTTCTTTCTCTATGACTGGTGTGCTTCATGAGTACATGGCAATTAACGGAATTATAGAAGATGTAACAAATATTATCTTGAATTTGAAGGGAGCTTTATTAAAGAAGTATCCTTTCCAAGACAGTGAAAATGGCCGTTGTACTCAATTATTAAAGTCTAAAGTTTCTATAGACGCTTCTGATTTAGCTGCCTGTGGTGGTCAGAAAGCTGTTACATTGGCTGATTTGTTGCAAGAAGGCGGGTTTGAATCCGTGAACCCCGATTATGTGATTTTCACTGTGACACAGCCTATGCAATTAGATATTACTTTAAGAGTTGCTTTTGGCAGAGGTTATACTACATCTGAAAGAATTGTCCTTGAGGATAAGGGTGTAAATGAAATTGTTTTAGACGCAGCTTTCTCACCCGTTGTCTTGGTAAATTACTTTGTAGAAGATACTCGTGTCGGTCAAGATACAGATTTCGATCGTTTGATTTTGCATGTAGAAACAGATGGTAGAGTATCCCCTAAGGAAGCTTTAGCCTTTTCTACACAAATTTTAACCAAGCATTTCTCCATTTTTGAAAAAATGGATGAAAAGAAGATTGTCTTTGAAGAAGCCATTTCTCTCGAAAAAGAAAATAAAGACGATATTCTTCATAAGTTAGTTTTAGGTATTAACGAGATCGAGTTATCTGTAAGATCCACAAACTGTTTGTCTAATGCAAACATTGAAACCATAGGGGAATTGGTGATTATGCCAGAGCCTCGCTTGCTACAGTTCAGAAACTTTGGTAAAAAGTCTCTCTGTGAGATTAAAAACAAGTTAAAAGAAATGAAGTTAGAATTGGGCATGGATCTTAGTCAGTTCGGCGTTGGTTTGGACAACGTAAAAGAAAAAATGAAGTGGTATGCCGATAAGATTCGGTCTAAAAACGGTAAGGGATAATTAAGTCTATGCAACACGCTAGAAAGAAATTTAGAGTTGGTCGTACTTCTGCGCATAATCGTTGTATGTTAGCTAACATGTTAAAATCTCTAATCCACCAGGAAAGAATAGAAACTACTTTGCCTAAAGCAAAAGAGTTGCGTCGTCATGCAGATAAGATGATTACTTTAGCTAAGAAAAATACATTGGCTGCAAGACGTTTAGCTGTTGCTAGGCTAATGATTCGATACAATAAGTTGACAAGCAAAGAAGCTCGTCAAGCTAAAGGTGGTGACTTGTCGGTGTATAACGTAGATCGTAAGGTGATCAATAAGCTATTCGATGAGTTAGGTTCTCGCTTTGTCTCTAGAAATGGTGGCTACACTCGTATTTTGAAAATGCAAAATAGAGTTGGTGATAATGCACGAAAGTGTATTATAGAATTTTTAGCTAATTAGACTGTTTTTTTTGTAACACTGACTACTAGGGAATAGCGATGAAAGTTGTAATTAACGGTTTTGGTCGGATAGGAAGATTAGTTTTAAGACAATTTCTGAAAAGAAATTCTTCTATCGAAGTTGTGGCTGTTAATGATCTTGTCCCAGGAGAAGCGTTAACATACCTGTTTAAATATGATTCTACTCACGGCCGCTTCCCAGCAGAAGTATCTCATGAAAATGGCTGTCTCGTTGTTGATGGTCGTAGAATTCAATTGTTAGCTCAATCTGACGTTCAAAAGCTTCCCTGGAAGGATCTAGGTGTAGATATTGTCATCGAAAGTACAGGTTTGTTCACTAAAAAAGAAGATGCAGAAAAACATCTCGCTTCTGGTGCTAAACGTGTTTTGATTACAGCTCCTGCAAAAGGTGATGTCCCCACATTTGTCATGGGAGTAAATGAACATAAGTTTGATCCTGAAAAAGATCTAATTATTTCTAATGCTTCCTGTACTACAAATTGTCTCGCTCCCTTAGCTAAGGTTTTATTGGATAGTTTTGGTATAGAAGAAGGTTTAATGACCACCGTGCATGCCGCTACAGCCACACAAAGCGTTGTAGACGGTCCTTCAAAAAAAGATTGGAGAGGTGGTAGAGGCGCTTTTCAAAATATCATTCCTGCTTCTACTGGAGCTGCGAAAGCTGTTGCTCTATGTTTGCCTGAACTCAAGAATAAATTAACTGGGATGGCGTTTAGAGTTCCTGTGGCTGATGTTTCTGTAGTTGACCTTACTGTAAGATTGCAGAAGTCAACCTCATATGAAGAAATATGTAAGGTTGTTAAAGAAGCTTCAGAAGCTCATTTAAGTGGGATTTTAGGTTATACAGATCAAGAAGTCGTTTCTTCTGATTTTATAGGATGTGAATATTCTTCTATATTTGATGCCGGCGCAGGGATAGCCTTAACTGATCGCTTTTTCAAACTAGTTGCTTGGTATGATAATGAGATAGGATATGCAACCCGCATAGTTGATTTATTAGAGTATGTAGCAAAGAACTCTAAATAAAAGGTTAAATTCGTGTATTTTACAAGAGATCCAGTTATTGAAACTGTTATTACTTCGAGGGAAGGGTACAAACTGTCAATTCGTAACACTAAGCAGCTTTCTCAGGATCCTTTTGTTGTTGAAGCAGTTGAAGTGATCTCTTTAGGGAATACGTGTTTTCTCCGCAATTGTGATCATAGCAAACCGTTTATCGTTCCTGCTGGCGATTATGAAGTGATGGAAGTCCGAGATACTAAGATCAATCTTAAAGCTGTAGGTTTAGATCGCGGTATTAAAATTGCAGGAGGTCGAGAAGCTTTAATTAAGTTACCTAAAGCAGCTCCTGTAGCAGTTGTGGAAGAAAGCGTTTCGGAAACCGTTGCAGTTGAAACTCCTCTAGAAACTCCTGCGGCACCTGCTCCTCATTCTACAACGAGAAAAGAGAAAAAGGAGCATAAGGGAGATAAATGGAAAGAGAAGAAAAAACAAGGGCGTAAGAAAACTAATAAAGAAGTATCGGAAGTAGTAGGATCATCTCAAGAGATTATTGACACTGTTACTGAAGAACTTTGGGAAGAATCACAAGAAAATAAGTTAGGTGAGCAGAAGAAGTTTTCGTTACTACCTCCTCCAGAGAAATTAATTTCTGAGATCATTTCTCAAGCCGTCTCTGATCCTACAGCGACCTCCGCAGATTTGGATGAGTCTTTACAAGCATTAGTTACTGAAAGTTCCGATGTAATCAATACTTTATTGTCAGGTGATCAGACGATTATTTTCCCTGAAGAAGAAATAGAGACAGCGAATGCTTGCGAACAGTCTTTGCCCTCTTCTTTCCCAACAGAAGATGAGTAACGATTCTTTAGGATATTTTTACTCGTCTTCTCTTTGAAAACCATTGATCTAGAAAGTAGCATTTGATAAGATTCTAACTTGTATTTTTGGTTTTTTCTTTCAAGTAAAGGTTTCCAGAAATTATAAATTCGAGTCTTTTCATTTATTTAGTTAATAATTGATACGACTCTTCATTATTGCTCAGATGGTGGAATGGTAGACACTAGGGACTTAAAATCCCTTGGGCGCAAGTCCGTGCAAGTTCGAGTCTTGTTCTGAGCAGCTTTTCTTTTTGTTTAGATCTTAACTCATATCTACGTGTTCACCGTTCATATAGAGAAGGTGATTGGCTTTTTTCCCCACAGTGAATTTTTTATGACACTCTAAAGTTTTGTGTTCACACTAGGAAATATAAACTTAGATTTTCTGGATTTTTCTGATTGCTTTTTCTTGGCTGTGAAGTTGAGACAATAACTCTCTCCTGTGCTATAAACCAGAAAAATCTAATTAATATCTTAGAGGTATCCTTTGCGGCGGCTCTTATTGGCAATTAAGCTGCATCTAACTTCTATGTGGTCTAGCAACTCCACCTGTTTTTCTTCAAATCATTACGACATATATTCAAGATCTATGCTTCTGTTGCTCTGTCGATGGAAAGATGCAGACATCATGGAATGGGAATACGCATGTACTGCTTTGGCAGATATTTGTAGCAAAATGAGTGGACAACTTCTCGCCAATAAATCAGAAGTTGTACAAGCAGCGCTTCCTAACGAACAAGATATGCATGCGGAATGGACATATCGATTTTCAGCTTTAGAGAGAGAATTTGCATCTCGAGCTGAGATGAGAAATTCTGAAATTGAGAAGTTGAAAAATGAAAACAATTGGTTACAACATCGCCTTGCTGAGAAGTTGCAACAAGTTCGTCACCAAAATGATATCATTGATGAGTTGAAACGCGATTTGGTGGAAAGTGTGCAACAAACAGAGATTAGTGAAGGAAGGCGTCTCTGTTATGAACATAAAATTAAGATCCTCGAGGAACAGTTAGACAAGGTAACTTTATCTAAGATTCCTGAAACAGATATGTTTGAACAAAGGCATGCAGCATGTCTGTCACAAGAAGATCAAACTACAAAGTATCAAGAAGAAATAGCCAGGTTAAATCTCGAGCTGCAATGCTACAGAAATTCTGATTATACAAATGTAGAAGCAGAAAAGATCGTACAGATTCACGATGAATTAGTACAAAAGAAGAAAGAGATAGCCCTCTTACACGATCTTGTTGAAGAGCAGCACTGCCATATACAGACTCTTAGTAAGCAGTTGGGAGTCGAGGATGTTGTGCATGTGTCTCATTTAAAACAGCTGCTAGGAAGAGATTTGGACTGTAATCCATGTATGCAGGAATCACAATGCGGTTCTTAGAAATCTTACCTAAGAATTTCTAGTTGTAATTATATAGAACTCACATAGAATAAACCCTACACATCCCATTAGGGGAACTTTTTAGAAGCCTGTACACGGATTTGTTTATGACGCAATTGATTATGGGGATAGATCCTGGAACTTTAGTTTCTGGATATGCAATTATCCTTGTTGAGCAGCGTTACAAGATCCGAGCTCATAGCTACGGGGCGATTCGATTATCTTCCAAAGATTCATTAACACAACGTTATAAGCAGCTTTTCCAAACATTATCTGGAGTATTAGATAATGTTACTCCCGATGCTGTTGTGCTTGAAACCCAATATGTTCATAAGAATCCTCAAAGTGCTATAAAGTTAGGCATGGGACGAGGAGTCCTCGTTTTAGCTGCTGCTTTACGAGATATACCCGTCTTTGAATATACTCCCAATGTAGCCAAGAGAGCTGTTGTAGGTAAGGGAAATGCAAGTAAACAGCAAGTGCAACTTATGGTGAGTAAGATTTTAAATATTCCTGATGTTTTAAATTCGGATTGTGAGGATATTGCAGATGCATTTGCATTAGCGATATGCCACGCGCATACTTCTGCATATACTTGTTTGGGAGTTCGATAATGTACGACTATATTCGTGGTGTGCTTACTTATATCAGTTCAAGCACTATGGTGATTGAAAGTCAGGGATTGGGATTTAGTATTTTTGCTCCTGAGAGATGGCTGATCGAACTGTCAAGTCA
Above is a genomic segment from Chlamydia abortus containing:
- the rpsM gene encoding 30S ribosomal protein S13 is translated as MPRIIGIDIPAKKKLKISLTYIYGIGPALSEEIIAKLQLNPEARAAELTEEEIGRLNSLLQSDYVVEGDLRRRVQSDIKRLISIHAYRGQRHRLSLPVRGQRTKTNSRTRKGKRKTVAGKKK
- the grgA gene encoding GrgA family transcription factor translates to MYFTRDPVIETVITSREGYKLSIRNTKQLSQDPFVVEAVEVISLGNTCFLRNCDHSKPFIVPAGDYEVMEVRDTKINLKAVGLDRGIKIAGGREALIKLPKAAPVAVVEESVSETVAVETPLETPAAPAPHSTTRKEKKEHKGDKWKEKKKQGRKKTNKEVSEVVGSSQEIIDTVTEELWEESQENKLGEQKKFSLLPPPEKLISEIISQAVSDPTATSADLDESLQALVTESSDVINTLLSGDQTIIFPEEEIETANACEQSLPSSFPTEDE
- the secY gene encoding preprotein translocase subunit SecY — protein: MTTLRQIFSIAELRQKLFFTFALLAACRIGVFIPVPGINGERAVAYFKQLLGSSQNLFQLADIFSGGAFAQMTVIALGVVPYISASIIVQLLLVFMPSIQREMRESPDQGKRKIGRLTRLFTVGLACIQSLLFAKFALKMNMSIPGIVLPTLLSSKLFGAPWIFYLTTVIVMTTGTLLLMWIGEQISDRGIGNGVSLIISLGILASFPSVLGSIVNKLNLGSQDPSQLGLFSLLLLCLIFVFVLVTTILIIEGVRKIPVQYARRVIGRREIPGGGSYLPLKVNYAGVIPVIFASSLLMFPATIGQFMSSDSSWLKRVAMMLSPGSWVYSSCYVLLIIFFTYFWTATQFHPEQIASEMKKNNAFIPGIRQGKPTQTYLEYTMNRVTLLGAVFLAVIAILPSILGRVLNVDANVSYFLGGTAMLIVVGVVLDTMKQVDAFLLMRRYDSFLKKDRSKGRH
- the ruvC gene encoding crossover junction endodeoxyribonuclease RuvC; translation: MTQLIMGIDPGTLVSGYAIILVEQRYKIRAHSYGAIRLSSKDSLTQRYKQLFQTLSGVLDNVTPDAVVLETQYVHKNPQSAIKLGMGRGVLVLAAALRDIPVFEYTPNVAKRAVVGKGNASKQQVQLMVSKILNIPDVLNSDCEDIADAFALAICHAHTSAYTCLGVR
- a CDS encoding DNA-directed RNA polymerase subunit alpha, which gives rise to MSDCSQNLLYDKFELPESVKMMAVEGSGGSVDKQASFIAEPLERGMGHTLGNALRRALLIGLEAPAIISFSMTGVLHEYMAINGIIEDVTNIILNLKGALLKKYPFQDSENGRCTQLLKSKVSIDASDLAACGGQKAVTLADLLQEGGFESVNPDYVIFTVTQPMQLDITLRVAFGRGYTTSERIVLEDKGVNEIVLDAAFSPVVLVNYFVEDTRVGQDTDFDRLILHVETDGRVSPKEALAFSTQILTKHFSIFEKMDEKKIVFEEAISLEKENKDDILHKLVLGINEIELSVRSTNCLSNANIETIGELVIMPEPRLLQFRNFGKKSLCEIKNKLKEMKLELGMDLSQFGVGLDNVKEKMKWYADKIRSKNGKG
- the gap gene encoding type I glyceraldehyde-3-phosphate dehydrogenase, producing MKVVINGFGRIGRLVLRQFLKRNSSIEVVAVNDLVPGEALTYLFKYDSTHGRFPAEVSHENGCLVVDGRRIQLLAQSDVQKLPWKDLGVDIVIESTGLFTKKEDAEKHLASGAKRVLITAPAKGDVPTFVMGVNEHKFDPEKDLIISNASCTTNCLAPLAKVLLDSFGIEEGLMTTVHAATATQSVVDGPSKKDWRGGRGAFQNIIPASTGAAKAVALCLPELKNKLTGMAFRVPVADVSVVDLTVRLQKSTSYEEICKVVKEASEAHLSGILGYTDQEVVSSDFIGCEYSSIFDAGAGIALTDRFFKLVAWYDNEIGYATRIVDLLEYVAKNSK
- the rpsK gene encoding 30S ribosomal protein S11, coding for MVKHQAQKKGVKRKQLKNIPSGIVHVKATFNNTIVSITDPAGNTISWASAGKVGYSGSRKSSAFAATVAAQDAAKIAMNSGLKEVEVCLKGTGAGRESAVRALIAAGLVVSVIRDETPVPHNGCRPRKRRRV
- the rplQ gene encoding 50S ribosomal protein L17 → MQHARKKFRVGRTSAHNRCMLANMLKSLIHQERIETTLPKAKELRRHADKMITLAKKNTLAARRLAVARLMIRYNKLTSKEARQAKGGDLSVYNVDRKVINKLFDELGSRFVSRNGGYTRILKMQNRVGDNARKCIIEFLAN